Proteins from a genomic interval of Cottoperca gobio chromosome 8, fCotGob3.1, whole genome shotgun sequence:
- the ndufab1b gene encoding NADH:ubiquinone oxidoreductase subunit AB1b, whose translation MAARVLQQCVRTLARPSLRLASGNLAAVAPASAIHRPLSFAADSRRTRWLVQSRIPSVGVLCRQYGDLPPLTLETIKDRVMYVLKLYDKINPEKLQTSSHFMKDLGLDSLDQVEIIMAMEDEFGFEIPDAEAEKLMSPEEIVQYIADKKDVYE comes from the exons ATGGCGGCCCGTGTCCTGCAGCAGTGTGTCCGCACGCTCGCCCGGCCCTCGCTGAGGCTTGCCTCTGGTAACCTGGCCGCTGTCGCCCCGGCATCAGCTATACACCGACCTCTCTCTTTCGCCGCAGACAGTCGGAGGACGCGGTGGCTTGTACAGAGCCGG ATCCCCTCAGTGGGCGTTTTGTGCAGACAGTATGGGGACCTGCCCCCCCTCACTCTAGAAACCATCAAAGACCGTGTCATGTACGTCCTCAAGCTCTACGACAAGATCAACCCTGAGAAG ctgcagacatCCTCCCACTTCATGAAAGACCTGGGTCTGGACAGTTTGGACCAAGTGGAGATTATCATGGCCATGGAGGATGAGTTCG GATTTGAGATCCCTGACGCAGAAGCAGAGAAGTTGATGAGTCCTGAGGAGATTGTACAATACATCGCAGACAAGAAGGACGTTTATGAATAA